GGCGAGGTCGCCCGCAACGACGAGGGGCTCCTCCGGGTGAAGAGGATCCGGGTGCGCATCCGGGTGGACGCGCGGGAGGAGGACCGTCGCAAGGTGGAGGGGTGCTACCAGATCTTCAAAAAGTACTGCATCGTGTCCGCCTCGGTGGCCCAGGGGATCCCCCTGGAGACCGAGCTGGTGTTCGGCGGATAGCCGGCGTTGTCCCGGTTCGCCCGACGGTTCGATCGTTACCGGGAGATCGTCCCCGACTTCGAGGCGTTCTGCGAGGCCCACGAGCGCCCCGCTCCGGTCCACCTGCGGGTGAACCCCCGCAAGGCCGCCCCGGCCTGGGTGGTCGACCGGCTGGCCCGGGCCGGGGTGCGGGTACGGCCCGAGCCCTGGTACCCCCACCTGCTCCGGGTGGAGGCCGCACCCGAAGGGTTCGCCTTCGGCGCCACCCTGGTCCATGCCCTGGGGTTCGTGTACATCCAGAGCGCCTCCTCCGCGGCGTCGGCCCTGGCCCTGGGGGCCCGTCCCGGCCACCGGGTGCTGGACCTGTGCGCGGCGCCCGGGTCCAAGACCACCCTGCTGGTGCAGGAGATGGACGACCGGGGCCTGGTGGTGGCCAACGAGCCCAACCGCCGCCGCATCAAGTCGCTGGTCACGAACCTGGAGAGGATGGGGGCCGCGTCCGCCCTGGTCACGGCCTACGCTGGCCAGAACTTTCCCAAGAGGGTCCGGTTCGATCGCATCCTGGTCGACGCCCCGTGCTCGGGCGAGGGCACCTGGCGGGGCCCCCGGGCGAAGCCCCGCCGGATCACCCCGGAGTTTCGTTCCGGCCTGGTCCGGCAGCAGACCGGCCTGTTGGAGCGGGCGTGGGACCTCTTGGAGCCCGGAGGGGTCCTGGTGTACTCCACCTGCACCTACGCCCCGGAGGAGAACGAGGCCGTGGTGGCCGACCTGGTGGAGCGAACCGGCGCCGAGGTGCTGCCGGTGCCGGTGGACGTTCCGGCCCGGCCCGGCCTGACCGCGTGGCAGGAACGGACCTTCCCCCCCTCGCTCGCCCGGACCGCCCGCCTGTTTCCGCACCGGCTCGACTCGGAGGGATTCTTTGTCGCTCGACTGGCTAAGCCCTGAGGACGCCCGGCGGGTCACGGCCTACCTGCAGGAGCGCTACGGCATCCCTGCCGGAGCCCTGGCCGGGCTGCGCCTGTTCCGGCGAGGCGGGTACGTCTGCGCCCTGCGGGAGGAGGCCGCGGCTGCGGCCGAGACGCTCCAGGCGGCGGGGGGTGGGCTGCGCCTGGTCAAGGAGATGGGACCCGGCCGGTACAAACCCGCGACCCGGGGAATGCAGGTCCTGGCGGCCCGGGCCGGGGGGGGGATCGATCTGACCGAGGCCGAGCTCCGGGGCCTGCTCCAGGGCCAGACCCTCTCCACCCCGCTGCCCGGCAGGGGGTTCGTGCTGCTCCGGTGGGAGGGCGCCGTGGTGGGGGTGGGGCTCCTGCGCGAGTGCCGGCTGGTGGGGCAGCTGCCCCGCACCGTGACCGAGCACCTGCGCCTCGGGGGGGACCGCCCCCTGGTGTGAGCCCTGCTCAAGGTTCCCGACGGCCCAACCGACAAGGATAGGGAGCGGGGGCGAACGTCCGGGCGCCCCGGCCGAATCCTTACTCACAAGGGGAAGTGGCCCATGGATCGACCCGCACCGGTCCTCGTGGAGATCACCGAACGGCTCGAACGTCTGCCGCCCATGCCCCAGACCGTGTCCGAGGTCATGCAGATGAGCCGGTCGGAGGACTTTGCCGTGGGCGACCTGGCCCAGGTGGTGTGCAAGGACCCCACCCTGGCCGCCCGCGTGCTCAAGCTGTGCAACTCGGGGTTCTACGGCTTGGGCAAGGAGGTCACCAGCATCCAGCGGGCGGTGGTCCTGCTGGGATTCGAGATGACCAAAAACCTGGTGCTCTCCAGCTTCGTCCACTCGGTGATCCAGGGAGACTTCGAGGCCTACGCCCAGACCTCGGACGGGCTGTGGGAGCACAGCTTCGGGTCGGCCACCGCCTGCCTGGCCCTGGCCGAGAACACCGCCCCGGACCTGGTGGAGGTGGCCTACACCGCGGGGCTGCTCCACGACATCGGCAAGGTGGTGCTGGCGTCCCTGCTGGCCGAGCGGTTCCAGGAGGTGATCGAACGGGTGAAGACCCGGAGGATCCCGTTCCCCCAGGCCGAGCACGAGGTGCTCGGAACCGACCACGCTGAGGTGGGGGCCCTGGTGGCCGAGCGATGGAACCTGGCCCCGGTGCTCCGGGAGGTGATCCGCTCCCACCACCACAGGGACGTGGAGGTGTCCGAGCCCCGGCTGGCCGCCCTGGTGCGCCTGGCCGACGGAGTGTGCGGCATCCTGGGGGTGGGGGCCGGGTTCGACGCCACCGACGCGGAGCTGGACGATCGGGACCTCGCCCTGGTGGGGCTCGACGGCGACAGGCTCCAGCCGGTTCTCGACCAGGTGATGGCCCGGGTCATGGACGTACGCGGGTTCCGGTTGTTCTAGGCGGGGGCGCCATGGAGAAGATCATCTGTATCGGGGGTAGCACGGGGGCGCCGGCCGGGCTCACGGACCTCCTGGCAAAGCTGCCGGCCGACCTGCCGGCGCCGGTGCTGGTGGCCCTCCACATGCCCGCGTACATGACCGAGGGCTTCGTCCAGACCCTCGAGCGCCGTGTGGCCCTGCGGGTGGTCGTGGCCGAGAACGGCGCCCGGCCCGAGCCGGGGTGCGTGTACGTGGGCCCCGGCGGACTCCACCTGGGCCTGTCGCCTGCCGGCCGGATCGTGGTGAGCCCCAAACCCACCGAACTCCACTTCAAGCCCAGCATCGACGTGCTGTTCTTCACGGCGGCCCGGGCCTTGAGAAACCGGGTGGTGGGCGTGGTCCTGACCGGGCTGTCGGCCAAGAAGGACGCGGTGGAGGGGGCTCTGGCCCTGCGCAAGGTGCGGGCCGAGGTGCTGGTGATCGACGATCCGTCCGCCAAGTTCCTCGGCATGCCGAAGGCCGTGATCGAGGCAGGGGGCGCCAGCCGGGTGCTCCAGGCCGCAGACCTACCGGAGGCCGTCGCACGGGCGTCCCGCGGTTGACCGGGGCTCCCCCCACCACTAGACTATAAGCCTTCGCGGGCCCGGCCCGCCTCCTCACTCCCGAGGCCGATCGGACGATCCATGGCCGTCGCCGTCATCAGTCGAACCGACTTTCCCGCCCTTCTTCTGGACCCCCGAGCCAACCCGGAACCCATGGTGTTCGTGACGGACGACCCGGCGCTGGCCCGGATGGCCCGCCGAAGGGGGTTCCGGACGGCCACCGGAGAGCTGACCGACCCCCGTCTGTTCCGACGGGCCCGCATCGGCCCGGAGGACCGGGTGCTGTTCCACCTGCCCCGGCTCACCGACCTGAACCGGTGCCTGGCCGCGCTGCTCAAGGTGGTGCCCGACGCGGCCGTGGCGGCCCTGCTGGAGCCGGGACGGGCCGCCCCGCGTCGGTGGAAGGAACGGGTGCTGTTCATCCCCACGGGCCAGATCGGCACCGTGTGCCTGCGCAGCGAGCTGGAAAAGGCCGCCACCCGCAGGATGCTGGCGGGGATCCGGTCGCTGTTCGAAGGGGCCGAGAAGGTGCTCCTGCTCGTCCAGGACGACCCCGATCCCGACGGCCTGGCCTCGGCCCTGGCCCTGCGGGCCCTGTTGGGCCGGAACCGGCTGACCGCCGTGATCGGAGCCTTCGGGGCGGTGACCCGGCCTGAGAACGTGGCCATGGTGAGGCTGCTGGACATCCAGGTGGAGACGATCACCCCGGACGACCTCGAGCGGTTCGACCGGATCGCCCTGTTGGACGTGCAGCCGCTGCACTCCCCCGACATTCCGCTGCGGGTGGACCTGGTGATCGACCACCACCCCAGGCGTGCCCAGTGCCGGGCCCGCATCTCGGACATCCGGCCCAAGTACGGGGCCACCTCCACCATCATGACCGAGTACCTGCTGGCCTCCGACACCCCGATCTCCCAGCGCCTGGCCACGGCCCTGATCTACGGCATCAAGACCGACACCCAGCTGCTCGGCCGGGACACCACCCCCATGGACGTGTCGGCGTTCGCCTCCCTCTACCCCCTGGCCAACCACGCCCTGCTGCGGCGGATCGACCGACCCCAGTTCCCCCGCCGCGACCTGCCCTCGCTCAGCCACGCCCTGAACCACGCCCGCATCGTGGACGACATCCTGTTCGCCCACCTGGGTCCCCTGACCCGGGAGGACGTGGTGCCGTTCATCGCGGACTTCGGCCTGGAGGTGGAAGCGGTGGAGTGGTCGGTGGTGTCGGGGATCTACGGCGGGAAGCTGGTCATCTCGGTCCGCAGCTACGGCACCGGCCGCAGCGCGGGCGAGGTGGTCAAGGCCGCGTTCGAGTCGTTCGGGAGCGCCGGGGGCCACAAGGCCATGGCCAAGGCGGTGATTCCCCTGGACAACGTGCCCGACGAGTGCGTGGACCACGAGACCTGGGTGCAGGGCCGGTTCCTGAACGCGCTGTACCAGAAGGCCAAGACCCGGTGCCCCGACAACGGCAGGGCCGAGGGCAACGGTCCGGCCCGGGCGTGCTCCTGACCGGGTGACCGGGGGCGGCCCCGATGCCCCCCCACGGCGCCCCCCGCCCCCGGCTCAATCCCCTGACGCCGCCTCGCACACGGCCCCGGCCTCGTCCGCGAGGGGCCGCCGGTGGGGGGGGTCGCCGCAGGCCGGGCACCGGGGATCCCGCCGCACCCTCACCTCCCGGAACGCCAGGGTCTCCCCCTCGAACAGCAGCAACCGATTCACCAGGGGCTCGC
This is a stretch of genomic DNA from Deferrisoma camini S3R1. It encodes these proteins:
- a CDS encoding RsmB/NOP family class I SAM-dependent RNA methyltransferase; this translates as MSRFARRFDRYREIVPDFEAFCEAHERPAPVHLRVNPRKAAPAWVVDRLARAGVRVRPEPWYPHLLRVEAAPEGFAFGATLVHALGFVYIQSASSAASALALGARPGHRVLDLCAAPGSKTTLLVQEMDDRGLVVANEPNRRRIKSLVTNLERMGAASALVTAYAGQNFPKRVRFDRILVDAPCSGEGTWRGPRAKPRRITPEFRSGLVRQQTGLLERAWDLLEPGGVLVYSTCTYAPEENEAVVADLVERTGAEVLPVPVDVPARPGLTAWQERTFPPSLARTARLFPHRLDSEGFFVARLAKP
- a CDS encoding HDOD domain-containing protein, translated to MDRPAPVLVEITERLERLPPMPQTVSEVMQMSRSEDFAVGDLAQVVCKDPTLAARVLKLCNSGFYGLGKEVTSIQRAVVLLGFEMTKNLVLSSFVHSVIQGDFEAYAQTSDGLWEHSFGSATACLALAENTAPDLVEVAYTAGLLHDIGKVVLASLLAERFQEVIERVKTRRIPFPQAEHEVLGTDHAEVGALVAERWNLAPVLREVIRSHHHRDVEVSEPRLAALVRLADGVCGILGVGAGFDATDAELDDRDLALVGLDGDRLQPVLDQVMARVMDVRGFRLF
- a CDS encoding CheB methylesterase domain-containing protein is translated as MEKIICIGGSTGAPAGLTDLLAKLPADLPAPVLVALHMPAYMTEGFVQTLERRVALRVVVAENGARPEPGCVYVGPGGLHLGLSPAGRIVVSPKPTELHFKPSIDVLFFTAARALRNRVVGVVLTGLSAKKDAVEGALALRKVRAEVLVIDDPSAKFLGMPKAVIEAGGASRVLQAADLPEAVARASRG
- a CDS encoding DHH family phosphoesterase, which gives rise to MAVAVISRTDFPALLLDPRANPEPMVFVTDDPALARMARRRGFRTATGELTDPRLFRRARIGPEDRVLFHLPRLTDLNRCLAALLKVVPDAAVAALLEPGRAAPRRWKERVLFIPTGQIGTVCLRSELEKAATRRMLAGIRSLFEGAEKVLLLVQDDPDPDGLASALALRALLGRNRLTAVIGAFGAVTRPENVAMVRLLDIQVETITPDDLERFDRIALLDVQPLHSPDIPLRVDLVIDHHPRRAQCRARISDIRPKYGATSTIMTEYLLASDTPISQRLATALIYGIKTDTQLLGRDTTPMDVSAFASLYPLANHALLRRIDRPQFPRRDLPSLSHALNHARIVDDILFAHLGPLTREDVVPFIADFGLEVEAVEWSVVSGIYGGKLVISVRSYGTGRSAGEVVKAAFESFGSAGGHKAMAKAVIPLDNVPDECVDHETWVQGRFLNALYQKAKTRCPDNGRAEGNGPARACS